The DNA sequence CGCCGCACGCTCGATACCGCCCACGAGGCGGATAAGGTCACGTTGCGCGGCTTTGATGCGGTGAAACCATGCATTTGAAATCATGAGACAATACCTTTCCCGCGCCGGGAAAACCCCGGCGTTTTTCCCGTGGTGGGAATTGATTGGAGATGAGAGTTTCAGGGCGTCAGGAAGCTACGGAGGCCCACATGCAAAACGAGAGTTGCCCGCGCCGGGCGAGAAGAAGGAAAGCGCACCGGCGCGGGTCGCAGCAGGCCGGGAGGATTGGCCGCGCGAAAGGGAAAAGAGGCCGTTCATTCTACGGCCTCATGAAAAAGCTGCGGAAAGACGTTGCCCCTCGCCGCGAGATTTGCCGAATAGATCGCCGAAACTTCCAGATGGGTAAGCGCGATAATAATTGGCCAATGGCGATCTGGAATCCCGCCTTTAGCCCACTTGTAAACCGCATCCTTCGAGAAGGGATCGGCAGTCAACCGGCTCGCGTCCGCAATTGCTTTGGGTCCGCCAGCGCGGCTGATGATTTCAGCAATTGTGAGAGTCGGCGTCGTGTCCATGCACGCACCAATAATGGATTTAAAATCCAATTACAAGGCAACAGAAATCCAAAACGGAAAATAACTCCGGCTCTATGATGGCAAACATGAATTGGTGGCAAAGATTACAAGTGGCGATGGACGCCAAGGGCTGGAAGAAGAAGGAGCTTTCGAAGCGCTCCGGCATTCCCTATGACAGCGTAAACAAATATCTGC is a window from the Agrobacterium tumefaciens genome containing:
- a CDS encoding carph-isopro domain-containing protein, producing MDTTPTLTIAEIISRAGGPKAIADASRLTADPFSKDAVYKWAKGGIPDRHWPIIIALTHLEVSAIYSANLAARGNVFPQLFHEAVE